One window of the Allosaccharopolyspora coralli genome contains the following:
- a CDS encoding methyltransferase, whose product MRSYQPTGTPQEQEAIRRWHEAAYAELRARDTETVSYFDFEFVVPPTVFPPQPVSHLLGRSVLAETRATDRVLDLGTGSGVNAVLAASISDDVLGVDVNPDAVDCARANAERNGLAARFRQSDLFDGADGRFDLVVFDPPFRWFPARDMLERATTDEDYATMRRFAGEVGAHLAPGGRVLLFFGTSGDLGYLDHLIDETSLRRETVATETLHRADTSVDYVVYRLTTP is encoded by the coding sequence GTGCGGAGCTACCAACCGACCGGAACACCGCAGGAGCAGGAGGCGATCCGGCGCTGGCACGAGGCCGCCTACGCCGAACTCCGCGCCCGCGACACCGAGACGGTGTCCTACTTCGACTTCGAGTTCGTCGTGCCGCCCACGGTGTTCCCGCCGCAACCCGTCTCGCACCTGCTCGGCCGTTCGGTTCTCGCGGAGACGCGTGCCACGGACCGGGTTCTGGACCTCGGCACCGGCAGCGGCGTCAACGCCGTCCTCGCCGCCTCGATCTCGGACGACGTCCTCGGTGTCGACGTCAACCCGGATGCCGTGGACTGCGCACGCGCCAACGCCGAACGCAACGGGCTCGCCGCCCGGTTCCGGCAATCCGACCTGTTCGACGGCGCCGACGGGCGTTTCGATCTCGTCGTCTTCGACCCGCCTTTCCGGTGGTTTCCCGCGCGGGACATGCTCGAACGCGCCACGACGGACGAGGACTACGCAACGATGCGGCGGTTCGCGGGCGAGGTGGGAGCGCATCTCGCGCCGGGCGGGCGAGTGCTGCTGTTCTTCGGCACCTCCGGTGACCTCGGCTATCTCGATCACCTCATCGACGAGACGAGCCTGAGGCGCGAGACCGTCGCCACCGAAACGCTGCACCGGGCGGACACCAGCGTCGACTACGTCGTCTACCGACTCACGACACCGTGA
- a CDS encoding response regulator: MTTVRLLLVDDHPVVRRGLRAMFDDRDDMTVVAEAADGQQALDVLSETTVDLVLMDLQMGAGMDGVTATRRITELPDSPQVLVLTTYDTDADILAAVEAGATGYMLKDAPPEQLCDAVRAAARGQTALAPDVAARLLGRLRTPKPALSNREVEILRLLARGLSNRALSKELFISEATVKTHLVHIYDKLGVDNRTAAIAAALDHGIIRTR; encoded by the coding sequence ATGACCACGGTACGGCTCCTGCTCGTCGACGATCATCCCGTCGTCCGACGAGGACTGCGTGCGATGTTCGACGATCGCGATGACATGACCGTCGTGGCCGAGGCCGCCGACGGACAGCAAGCGCTCGACGTCCTCTCCGAGACCACAGTGGACCTGGTGCTGATGGACCTGCAGATGGGCGCGGGCATGGACGGGGTGACCGCGACCCGTCGCATCACCGAACTGCCGGATTCGCCGCAGGTGCTGGTGCTCACCACCTACGACACCGACGCCGACATCCTCGCCGCCGTCGAAGCGGGCGCCACCGGCTACATGCTCAAGGACGCCCCGCCCGAGCAGCTCTGCGACGCGGTCCGGGCGGCAGCACGTGGTCAGACCGCCCTGGCACCGGACGTGGCCGCGCGCCTGCTGGGGCGGCTGCGCACCCCGAAACCGGCGCTGAGCAACCGTGAGGTGGAGATCCTGCGGCTGCTCGCGCGCGGATTGTCCAACCGGGCACTGTCGAAGGAACTGTTCATCAGCGAAGCGACCGTCAAGACTCACCTGGTGCACATCTACGACAAGCTCGGCGTCGACAACCGCACCGCCGCCATCGCCGCCGCCCTCGACCACGGGATCATCCGCACCCGCTGA